The bacterium genome window below encodes:
- a CDS encoding FumA C-terminus/TtdB family hydratase beta subunit — translation MKKNIIFPVRDYSFDDLCVGDEVTISGCLYVARDAAHKKLIEAIEGNEVLPIPIENNLIYYMGPSPAPEGTVIGSCGPTTSIRMDAYTVALLEKGLKATMGKGVRGDAMAVACKKYGAIYLVTYGGCGAYLRQFVTKMEVVAYPDLGPEAIFKLNIENFPAIVGIDTKGNNLYNT, via the coding sequence ATGAAAAAAAATATTATATTTCCTGTAAGAGATTATTCTTTCGATGATTTATGTGTAGGTGATGAAGTAACTATATCTGGCTGTTTATATGTAGCAAGAGATGCTGCCCACAAAAAACTTATAGAAGCGATAGAGGGTAACGAAGTTTTACCTATACCTATCGAAAACAACTTGATATATTATATGGGACCGTCTCCAGCGCCTGAAGGAACAGTAATCGGTTCCTGCGGACCAACTACAAGTATACGGATGGATGCTTACACAGTGGCTCTATTAGAGAAAGGGTTGAAAGCTACAATGGGTAAAGGTGTTAGAGGAGATGCGATGGCTGTTGCTTGCAAAAAATATGGGGCAATCTATCTTGTTACATACGGAGGTTGTGGGGCATACCTAAGGCAATTTGTGACAAAGATGGAAGTTGTTGCATACCCTGACCTTGGTCCAGAAGCAATTTTTAAACTTAATATAGAAAACTTCCCAGCAATAGTTGGTATTGATACCAAAGGAAACAACCTGTATAATACCTAA